The following are encoded in a window of Methylocystis rosea genomic DNA:
- a CDS encoding AI-2E family transporter: protein MNDPTNGLNGSDRRFNMLVIELAIRLFAIGALIYWTFIIVLPFAAIILWSVVLAVALYPIFRVVAEILGGRPIAAAILVTIAGLVLIIGPVTWMAVGAIDPIKAVMAGIETGDIAVPPPPASIKDWPFVGEQLYSFWLLASTNLRSAFTQVLPQLKPAGEFLLEMAKSAGAGTLKFLVSVLLMGFILAAAPQMLAGARALSRRIDPSSGEKFVDLAGATINAVSRGVMGLSLLQAVVGGAGMYLADVPGASLLTLAILVLGIIQIGPLLVVAPVIFWGWTTLATGPALALTVCMLSVNYVDNVLKPFIFAHGLSTPIPVIFVGVIGGVLAHGIAGLFAGPVVLAVVWELTKAWIADDLKLVNETAAEPDFNVETSPALSSAQGVKNL from the coding sequence GTGAACGATCCGACCAATGGCCTCAACGGCTCCGACCGCCGCTTCAACATGCTGGTCATCGAACTGGCGATCCGGCTGTTCGCGATCGGCGCGCTGATCTACTGGACCTTCATCATCGTCCTGCCTTTCGCGGCGATTATTCTGTGGAGCGTCGTGCTCGCCGTGGCGCTCTATCCGATCTTTCGCGTGGTGGCCGAAATATTGGGCGGCCGGCCGATCGCCGCCGCCATTTTGGTGACGATCGCCGGCCTCGTGCTGATCATCGGGCCCGTCACATGGATGGCCGTCGGCGCCATCGACCCCATCAAGGCGGTGATGGCGGGCATTGAAACCGGCGATATCGCCGTCCCGCCGCCGCCGGCCTCGATCAAGGACTGGCCGTTCGTCGGCGAGCAGCTTTATTCCTTCTGGCTGCTGGCCTCGACCAATCTGCGCAGCGCCTTCACCCAAGTTTTGCCGCAGCTGAAGCCCGCCGGGGAATTTTTGCTCGAAATGGCGAAGAGCGCCGGCGCGGGCACGCTCAAATTTCTGGTCTCCGTCCTGCTCATGGGCTTCATCCTCGCCGCCGCGCCGCAAATGCTCGCAGGGGCGCGCGCGCTGTCGCGGCGGATCGATCCTTCGAGCGGCGAGAAATTCGTCGATCTCGCCGGCGCGACGATCAACGCGGTTTCACGCGGCGTCATGGGCCTGTCGCTCTTGCAGGCCGTCGTTGGCGGCGCCGGCATGTATCTCGCCGACGTGCCGGGCGCGAGCCTTTTGACTCTCGCCATCCTCGTCCTCGGCATTATTCAGATCGGGCCGTTGCTCGTCGTCGCGCCCGTCATCTTCTGGGGATGGACGACGTTAGCGACCGGGCCGGCGCTGGCGCTGACGGTTTGCATGCTCAGCGTCAATTACGTGGACAATGTGCTGAAGCCGTTCATTTTCGCGCATGGGCTGTCGACGCCGATACCGGTGATTTTCGTGGGCGTGATCGGCGGCGTTCTCGCGCATGGCATCGCCGGCCTGTTTGCAGGACCGGTCGTGCTCGCCGTCGTTTGGGAGCTGACGAAGGCCTGGATCGCCGACGACCTCAAATTGGTCAACGAAACGGCCGCCGAGCCCGACTTCAACGTGGAGACGTCGCCGGCGCTATCGTCCGCGCAAGGCGTTAAGAACCTTTAG
- a CDS encoding RES family NAD+ phosphorylase, which yields MTAKRAPTIAVARRYWRMLAPKLAHDPLSGAGAAARGGRFNPPGLSALYMSEDFATAVAEYEQDLGIRPGTLCAYEVTSERIADLGDIPTLEALGVDAAILKNPWKQIAFVERRAPPSWALAKRLLAQDIDGVRVPSVQASGFNLVLWRWNIEGATKVAALDPLRDLPADQSSWTR from the coding sequence GTGACGGCCAAGCGCGCGCCGACGATCGCCGTCGCGCGCCGCTATTGGCGGATGCTCGCGCCGAAATTGGCCCATGATCCCTTGAGCGGCGCCGGGGCCGCCGCGCGCGGCGGGCGCTTCAATCCGCCGGGCCTATCGGCGCTCTATATGTCCGAGGACTTCGCGACAGCGGTCGCGGAATATGAGCAGGACCTCGGCATCAGGCCGGGAACGCTCTGCGCCTATGAAGTGACAAGCGAACGAATAGCGGACCTCGGCGATATTCCAACGCTTGAGGCGCTCGGCGTCGATGCCGCGATATTGAAGAATCCGTGGAAACAGATCGCCTTCGTCGAAAGGCGCGCGCCGCCGAGCTGGGCGCTCGCCAAGCGTCTGCTTGCGCAAGACATCGACGGCGTGCGCGTCCCTTCGGTTCAGGCTTCGGGCTTCAATCTCGTCCTTTGGCGATGGAATATCGAAGGCGCGACAAAAGTCGCGGCGCTCGATCCGCTGCGCGACCTTCCCGCCGATCAATCCTCTTGGACGCGATGA
- a CDS encoding SEL1-like repeat protein encodes MTKAQFPDQGRPNSESPEDKRETGHWGGNLPNAEEPSDENRGVDEDAIWRSIAALSKSRIESQLGEQPAANARPIRSALAELEARLARLSGEHRGADVEKTLRGLDQHLADIAGRLDDNAARGRAAKPAETSGASAGSRNASFPDGGRGARSADAAARPILEAFAKIPQRPRALDDALGGSENASGSRFEALQRSIDSVTQGLDSFREDAAERGDQQLVMMRQIENVRRELQDMAQAIGELAPRASVAAIETAMGDLRQGIESQRGRGVPDETLAPAERIIGELRAVIEDLDPTPIVRNLRADVETIGFRLEKLQNGDVANASAVRDLARETHEIKEQLTALMARPLPLERIETRIIDVTQRVDALALSRGASGADLGEVVKAIRSIVAAETGKGLETFNKRLERLARKLDVVVEQTAAARFDEIGARIDELGKTLAQRIDRGAANMAPLEALITTLAKKIDTALDGDGHASAFEEIGRRFDRFESRVGDSAPTESLARIEAMLAEQNAERQFADLAQRIDELRQTIAARLENPGGVGDSEHFAALENLVRGLDRKMDAAFAADARDIDLQAVERQLAQLSFKIDRLDDPFSAPRFGEQNTRLDEIVDRLDRMHAAFAQRVEEDGSVEKREGELAALVGSLADRMKQSADPTADDGALKSLETQIGALAQRLERIDAGSGALIGFESKINDLFARLEDTRSATTQAAEAAVRRAATEVLRDAAGVQPAAVRVAVQRELSELLRTQDASGQRTNETLTAVHQTLERVVKRLGVVDDEWTENRSVARRSPDAELGVEPCGDDTRERVGAPAADASDADGEALAPVDPMEFLLPVGEGGVERREPFLAPPGTEADQAAHRSSIQLDFIAAARRAAQTPAAEADAQSAEAARHAGQAGEKPQGAAVVNFSALIQDRKRPLLLGIGAVMLLIGAYQIARMEGQGGLTLGPSLRQQEAKAPAKAVRPALSPEKRLASNGASSPVAQRPTMPGPVLKELPSDMAPAASVARPIAAQRNIDPTPTGTIEAPPLSPGDALATIERLAVEGNPAAQYEMGARLVEGRGAARDAKAAAHWFEKAAGMGLALAQYRLGSMYERGVGVARDYARARLWYERAAESGNARAMHNVAVLLAEGGDGKPDYAAAAEWFRRAAEYGIRDSQFNLGILYARGLGISRDLQQSYVWFSAAADQGDEDAAKKRDEIGARLDSKELAAAKALAAAFRAKTPTSEANDAPAIRTGGGEGEREQTPVKPAPKSPSGKPRVSQL; translated from the coding sequence ATGACCAAGGCGCAATTTCCTGATCAGGGTCGTCCGAATTCCGAGTCGCCCGAAGATAAGCGCGAGACCGGACATTGGGGGGGAAATCTTCCCAACGCGGAAGAGCCGAGCGACGAGAACCGTGGCGTCGACGAAGACGCCATCTGGCGGTCGATCGCTGCGCTCTCCAAAAGCCGTATCGAGAGCCAGCTCGGCGAACAGCCGGCCGCGAATGCGCGGCCGATTCGCAGCGCGCTGGCGGAGCTCGAAGCGCGGCTGGCGCGGCTGTCGGGCGAACATCGCGGCGCCGACGTCGAGAAGACGCTGCGCGGCCTTGATCAGCATCTCGCCGATATTGCAGGACGCCTGGACGACAATGCGGCGCGCGGGCGCGCAGCGAAGCCAGCGGAGACGTCGGGCGCCTCAGCCGGCTCGCGAAACGCCAGCTTCCCGGACGGTGGGCGCGGCGCGCGCAGCGCGGATGCGGCCGCCCGGCCAATTCTGGAAGCCTTCGCAAAAATCCCGCAGCGCCCACGCGCGCTCGACGACGCCCTCGGCGGGTCTGAGAACGCGTCCGGATCGCGCTTTGAGGCGCTGCAGCGCTCGATCGATTCCGTCACGCAGGGTTTAGACAGCTTTCGCGAGGACGCCGCCGAGCGCGGCGACCAGCAGCTTGTGATGATGCGACAAATCGAAAACGTCCGTCGCGAACTCCAGGATATGGCGCAAGCGATCGGCGAACTTGCGCCGCGCGCATCCGTCGCCGCTATCGAAACGGCGATGGGCGATCTGCGCCAGGGCATCGAGTCGCAACGCGGCCGCGGCGTTCCAGACGAGACGCTCGCGCCCGCCGAAAGAATTATCGGCGAATTGCGCGCCGTGATCGAAGATCTCGATCCGACGCCCATCGTGCGTAACCTGCGCGCCGACGTCGAAACGATCGGCTTCAGGCTGGAGAAGCTGCAGAATGGAGACGTTGCGAACGCTTCGGCTGTGCGCGACCTCGCGCGTGAAACTCATGAGATCAAGGAACAGCTGACGGCGCTCATGGCGCGGCCGCTGCCGCTTGAGAGGATCGAAACACGCATCATCGACGTCACGCAGCGAGTCGACGCGCTGGCGCTTTCACGTGGCGCGTCCGGCGCGGATCTCGGCGAAGTGGTCAAGGCGATCCGCTCCATCGTCGCGGCGGAAACAGGCAAGGGACTGGAGACCTTCAACAAGCGGCTGGAGCGGCTCGCGCGCAAGCTTGACGTCGTCGTCGAACAAACGGCGGCGGCGCGATTCGATGAAATCGGCGCGCGCATCGACGAACTCGGCAAGACGCTGGCGCAGCGCATCGATCGCGGCGCCGCCAACATGGCCCCCCTCGAAGCGCTCATCACAACGCTCGCCAAAAAAATCGATACGGCGCTGGACGGCGACGGTCACGCGTCGGCGTTCGAGGAGATCGGCCGCAGGTTCGATCGCTTCGAGTCCCGCGTCGGGGACAGCGCGCCGACAGAATCGCTCGCGCGCATCGAGGCCATGCTTGCCGAACAGAACGCCGAGCGTCAGTTCGCCGATCTCGCGCAGCGCATCGACGAGCTTCGACAGACGATCGCCGCGCGGTTGGAAAACCCCGGGGGCGTCGGCGATTCCGAACATTTCGCCGCGCTCGAGAATTTGGTGCGCGGCCTCGACAGGAAAATGGACGCCGCGTTCGCCGCCGATGCGCGGGACATTGATCTTCAGGCTGTCGAGCGTCAGCTCGCGCAGCTCTCGTTCAAGATCGACCGGCTCGACGATCCATTCTCAGCGCCGAGATTTGGCGAACAGAACACTCGGCTCGACGAAATCGTCGATCGCCTCGACCGGATGCACGCCGCATTCGCGCAGCGGGTCGAAGAGGACGGGAGCGTCGAGAAACGAGAGGGCGAGTTGGCGGCTCTCGTCGGGTCGCTCGCCGACCGCATGAAACAGTCGGCTGATCCCACGGCCGATGACGGTGCGCTCAAGTCGCTCGAAACTCAGATCGGCGCCCTGGCGCAGCGGCTCGAACGGATCGACGCGGGGAGCGGCGCGCTCATCGGCTTTGAGTCGAAGATCAACGATCTTTTCGCGCGCCTGGAGGACACGCGGTCCGCAACGACGCAGGCGGCGGAGGCGGCGGTGCGCCGGGCCGCCACGGAGGTTCTCCGCGATGCGGCGGGCGTTCAGCCGGCGGCCGTGCGCGTCGCTGTGCAGCGCGAATTGAGCGAATTGCTCAGGACGCAGGACGCGAGCGGTCAACGCACGAATGAAACGCTGACGGCGGTGCATCAAACGCTCGAGCGCGTCGTCAAACGGCTGGGCGTGGTCGATGACGAATGGACCGAGAACCGCTCCGTCGCGCGGCGCTCGCCAGATGCAGAACTCGGTGTCGAACCTTGCGGCGATGATACGCGCGAGCGGGTAGGCGCGCCGGCCGCTGACGCCTCAGATGCTGACGGCGAAGCCTTGGCGCCGGTCGATCCGATGGAGTTCCTGCTGCCGGTCGGCGAGGGGGGCGTGGAACGGCGCGAGCCTTTCCTGGCGCCCCCAGGAACGGAGGCCGATCAGGCCGCACATCGCAGTTCGATTCAGTTGGACTTCATCGCCGCCGCGCGCCGCGCGGCGCAAACGCCCGCGGCCGAGGCTGACGCTCAGTCGGCCGAAGCGGCGCGCCACGCGGGACAGGCTGGGGAAAAGCCGCAGGGCGCCGCCGTCGTCAATTTCAGCGCCCTCATTCAGGACCGCAAGCGTCCGCTGCTCCTAGGCATTGGCGCGGTCATGCTGCTGATCGGCGCCTATCAGATCGCGCGCATGGAGGGGCAGGGCGGCTTGACGCTGGGGCCGTCGCTCAGACAGCAGGAGGCGAAGGCGCCAGCCAAGGCGGTTCGGCCGGCGTTGTCGCCGGAAAAGCGTCTCGCCTCTAACGGCGCCTCGTCGCCGGTCGCCCAACGCCCGACCATGCCCGGGCCGGTTCTCAAAGAACTTCCCTCGGACATGGCGCCGGCGGCGTCCGTCGCACGACCCATCGCCGCGCAGCGGAACATCGATCCGACCCCCACTGGAACGATCGAGGCGCCGCCTCTGTCGCCGGGCGACGCCTTGGCGACGATCGAGCGACTCGCCGTCGAGGGCAATCCGGCCGCCCAGTATGAAATGGGCGCGCGTCTTGTCGAGGGACGCGGCGCCGCGCGGGACGCCAAGGCGGCCGCGCATTGGTTCGAAAAAGCTGCTGGTATGGGTCTGGCGCTCGCCCAATACCGGCTGGGTTCGATGTATGAGAGGGGCGTTGGGGTCGCGCGCGACTACGCCCGCGCCAGGCTGTGGTACGAGCGCGCGGCCGAGTCCGGCAACGCCCGCGCCATGCATAATGTCGCCGTGCTGCTCGCCGAGGGCGGCGACGGCAAGCCGGATTACGCCGCCGCTGCGGAGTGGTTCCGTCGGGCGGCCGAATACGGCATCCGTGACAGCCAGTTCAATCTCGGCATCCTCTACGCCCGGGGCCTTGGGATCAGCCGCGATCTGCAGCAATCCTACGTTTGGTTTTCCGCCGCGGCCGACCAGGGTGATGAAGACGCGGCCAAAAAGCGCGACGAAATCGGCGCCCGGCTGGATTCCAAGGAGCTTGCCGCGGCCAAGGCGCTGGCCGCCGCGTTCCGCGCCAAGACCCCGACGTCGGAGGCGAATGACGCGCCGGCGATCAGGACGGGCGGCGGCGAGGGCGAGAGGGAGCAGACTCCCGTCAAGCCGGCGCCGAAGTCGCCTTCCGGCAAGCCGCGGGTCTCGCAGCTTTGA
- a CDS encoding acyl-CoA dehydrogenase C-terminal domain-containing protein, producing the protein MPSYKAPVDDTLFLLNDVLNFQRFGNLPGFADVTPDVLSQILLEGGKICEEALAPLNQIGDEKGCKRHDDASVSTPPGFKEAHDAFAQGGWISLAVPEEYGGQGLPYTLSMAMNEFASSANMSFAMYPGLTQGALAALLRHGDDEQKKLYVPKMAEGRWSGTMNLTEPQCGTDLGLLTTKATPRGDGSYSITGQKIFISAGEHDLTENIVHLVLARIEGAPAGVKGISLFVVPKFLVDGDGALGPRNGVSCGSIEEKMGIHGNATCVMNYDGAQGFLVGEANRGLNAMFVMMNEARLGVAMQGLAQSEVAYQNAAQYAKERLQGRALSGPKDPGKPADPIIVHPDVRRMLLEMKAFNEAARGFALSAALDSDIAHRSDDAASRQAAEDRLGLLTPVLKGVLTDIGFENTVKAQQVLGGHGYIREWGMEQFVRDARICMIYEGANGIQALDLVGRKLPRDGGRAIMAYFKDTTELLAPLASDEAMKSFAAPVKSALDDLQKATMWLMQNAMAKPDNAGAASYDYMHLFGRVALGVMWVKIAQAALAIKAQEPERAELMDAKLLTARFYMERMLPETSLRLTRISTGADTMMSLPEEMF; encoded by the coding sequence ATGCCGAGCTACAAGGCGCCTGTAGACGACACCCTCTTCCTGCTAAATGATGTCTTGAATTTTCAGCGTTTCGGCAATCTGCCAGGCTTCGCGGACGTGACGCCGGACGTCCTGTCGCAAATCCTCCTGGAGGGGGGAAAGATCTGCGAGGAGGCGCTCGCGCCGCTCAACCAGATTGGCGACGAAAAGGGCTGCAAGCGCCACGACGACGCCTCCGTCTCCACCCCGCCGGGCTTCAAGGAGGCGCATGACGCTTTCGCTCAAGGAGGCTGGATCAGCCTCGCCGTGCCCGAGGAATATGGCGGACAGGGCCTGCCCTATACGCTGTCGATGGCGATGAATGAGTTCGCCTCCTCGGCGAATATGTCTTTCGCCATGTATCCGGGTCTGACCCAAGGCGCGCTCGCCGCTCTGCTGCGCCATGGCGACGACGAGCAGAAGAAACTTTATGTGCCGAAGATGGCCGAAGGCCGCTGGTCGGGCACGATGAATCTGACCGAGCCGCAATGCGGCACCGATCTCGGCCTGCTGACGACCAAGGCGACGCCGCGCGGCGACGGCTCCTATTCGATCACCGGGCAAAAAATCTTCATCTCCGCCGGCGAACATGATCTGACGGAAAACATCGTGCATCTCGTGCTCGCGCGCATCGAGGGCGCGCCCGCCGGCGTGAAAGGAATCTCGCTCTTCGTCGTGCCGAAGTTCCTGGTCGACGGCGACGGCGCGCTTGGACCTCGCAACGGCGTCAGCTGCGGCTCCATCGAAGAAAAGATGGGCATCCACGGCAACGCCACCTGCGTCATGAATTACGACGGCGCGCAGGGCTTTCTCGTCGGCGAAGCCAATCGCGGACTGAACGCCATGTTCGTGATGATGAACGAGGCGCGGCTCGGCGTGGCCATGCAAGGCCTCGCCCAGTCCGAGGTCGCCTATCAGAACGCGGCGCAATACGCCAAGGAGCGTCTGCAGGGCCGCGCGCTTTCCGGACCCAAAGACCCCGGAAAGCCGGCCGACCCGATCATCGTGCATCCGGACGTGCGGCGGATGCTGCTCGAGATGAAGGCCTTCAACGAAGCGGCGCGCGGCTTCGCGCTTTCGGCCGCGCTCGACAGCGACATCGCGCACCGATCGGACGACGCCGCCTCGCGCCAGGCGGCCGAGGACCGCCTCGGCCTGCTGACGCCCGTGCTCAAGGGCGTGCTCACCGACATCGGCTTCGAAAACACCGTCAAGGCCCAGCAGGTGCTCGGCGGACATGGCTATATCCGCGAATGGGGCATGGAGCAGTTCGTGCGCGATGCGCGCATCTGCATGATCTACGAAGGAGCCAACGGCATTCAGGCGCTCGACCTCGTCGGCCGCAAGCTGCCGCGCGACGGCGGCCGGGCGATCATGGCCTATTTCAAGGACACGACGGAGCTGTTGGCGCCGCTGGCATCGGACGAAGCGATGAAATCCTTCGCCGCGCCGGTGAAGTCGGCGCTCGACGATCTGCAAAAGGCGACGATGTGGCTGATGCAGAACGCCATGGCGAAGCCCGACAACGCCGGCGCCGCTTCTTACGACTATATGCATCTCTTCGGCCGCGTCGCGCTCGGCGTCATGTGGGTGAAGATCGCGCAGGCGGCGTTGGCGATAAAGGCGCAAGAGCCTGAGCGGGCCGAACTGATGGACGCCAAGCTGCTCACCGCGCGCTTCTACATGGAGCGCATGCTGCCTGAAACGAGCCTGCGCCTGACGCGCATTTCAACCGGCGCCGACACGATGATGTCGCTCCCCGAGGAGATGTTTTAA
- a CDS encoding lytic murein transglycosylase — protein sequence MNANHLLAALAALMLTAAPARAEWSSCLSSLRSAAARAGVGQQTIASATNGLTPNDAVSFMDKQPEFTTPVWDYVAGLVDEERVDEGRVMLHQHARALHAAEGRYGVDAPTIVAVWGVESDFGKSFGKRPVVQSLATLACEAPRRNDYWRKEFIAALKVLDHGDIAPEEFYGSWAGAFGHTQFMPSTFLGMAVDLDGDGRRNIASSAADSLGSTANYLRKSGWHAGTPWGFEVRLPETYSGPSGRKGRQSMGFWQSRGVTRLDGGGLGEGTAALLLPAGRNGPAFLVTKNFDAVYAYNASESYALAICVLSDRLRGRPGIQTPWPTDDPGLSRAERRELQALLTRSGYDVGDSDGVIGTKTKEAIADFQSRAGLQRNGRAGLKVLNALRGR from the coding sequence ATGAACGCGAATCATCTTCTGGCGGCGCTTGCCGCGCTCATGCTCACGGCCGCGCCCGCCCGCGCCGAATGGTCGAGCTGCCTCTCCAGCCTGCGCTCGGCGGCGGCCAGAGCCGGCGTCGGCCAGCAGACCATCGCGTCGGCGACGAATGGGCTCACCCCCAACGACGCCGTCAGCTTCATGGACAAGCAGCCGGAGTTTACGACGCCCGTTTGGGACTATGTCGCCGGGCTCGTCGACGAGGAGCGCGTCGACGAAGGGCGCGTGATGCTGCATCAGCATGCCCGCGCGCTGCACGCGGCGGAAGGCCGATACGGCGTCGACGCTCCGACCATTGTCGCCGTGTGGGGCGTCGAATCCGACTTCGGCAAGAGCTTCGGCAAGCGCCCCGTGGTGCAGAGCCTCGCGACGCTCGCCTGCGAAGCGCCGCGCCGCAACGACTATTGGCGCAAGGAATTCATCGCCGCGCTCAAAGTCCTCGACCATGGCGATATCGCGCCAGAGGAGTTCTACGGCTCCTGGGCCGGAGCCTTCGGCCACACGCAATTCATGCCGTCGACCTTTCTCGGCATGGCGGTCGATCTCGACGGCGACGGCAGGCGCAATATCGCCAGCTCCGCAGCCGACTCGCTCGGCTCGACGGCGAATTATCTGCGCAAGAGCGGCTGGCATGCCGGAACGCCCTGGGGCTTCGAAGTGCGTCTGCCGGAAACCTATTCCGGACCTTCCGGCCGCAAGGGCCGCCAATCGATGGGCTTCTGGCAGTCGCGCGGCGTGACGCGCCTCGACGGCGGCGGCCTCGGCGAGGGAACTGCGGCGCTGCTCCTGCCGGCGGGGCGGAACGGACCCGCGTTCCTGGTGACGAAAAATTTCGACGCGGTCTACGCCTATAATGCCTCCGAATCTTACGCGCTGGCGATCTGCGTACTGTCCGACAGGCTGCGCGGAAGGCCGGGCATTCAGACGCCATGGCCGACAGACGATCCGGGCCTCTCGCGCGCCGAGCGCCGCGAACTGCAAGCGCTTCTGACCCGCAGCGGCTATGACGTCGGCGACTCAGATGGCGTGATCGGAACGAAAACCAAAGAGGCGATCGCCGATTTTCAGTCGCGCGCCGGCTTGCAGCGCAATGGCCGCGCCGGCCTAAAGGTTCTTAACGCCTTGCGCGGACGATAG
- a CDS encoding acetyl-CoA C-acetyltransferase has translation MADAFIYDAVRTPRGRGKPDGSLHEVSSLGLAVTALQAVRERNKLEGPEIDDVILGCVDPVGEAGGDIARAAAISSGYSYKVPGVQINRFCASGLDSVNFAAGEIMSGQHDLAIGGGVESMSRVGIGASGGAWPVDPTIAIPSYFMPQGVSADLIATKYGFSRDDVDAYAVESQKRAAKAWEEGRFKHSIVPVKDVNGITLLDRDEHMRPGTDMQSLAALKPSFAFYAEQGGFDAVAIQAHPEVEKLNYVHHAGNSSGIVDGAAAVLVGSKEAGEKLGMKPRVKIRAYANIGSDPALMLTGPVDVTKKVLHRAGMNVDDIDLFEVNEAFAAVVLRYLEAFELDPAKVNVNGGAIAMGHPLGATGAMLMGIAIDELERTGKSTALVTLCIGAGMGTATIVERV, from the coding sequence ATGGCCGACGCTTTTATCTACGACGCAGTCCGCACGCCGCGCGGTCGCGGCAAGCCGGACGGCTCGCTGCATGAGGTCTCTTCGCTCGGCCTCGCCGTCACGGCGCTGCAAGCGGTCAGGGAGCGCAACAAGCTCGAAGGTCCCGAAATCGACGATGTCATCCTCGGCTGCGTCGATCCGGTCGGCGAGGCCGGCGGCGACATCGCCCGCGCCGCGGCGATTTCATCGGGCTACTCCTACAAAGTGCCCGGCGTGCAGATCAACCGCTTCTGCGCGTCCGGATTGGACTCGGTGAATTTCGCCGCCGGCGAAATCATGTCGGGCCAGCATGATCTTGCGATCGGCGGCGGCGTCGAGAGCATGAGCCGCGTCGGCATCGGCGCGTCCGGCGGCGCCTGGCCTGTCGATCCGACGATCGCCATTCCCTCCTACTTCATGCCGCAGGGCGTGTCGGCGGACCTCATCGCCACCAAATACGGCTTCTCGCGCGATGACGTCGACGCCTACGCCGTCGAATCGCAAAAGCGCGCAGCGAAGGCGTGGGAAGAAGGCCGCTTCAAACATTCGATCGTGCCGGTGAAGGACGTCAACGGCATCACCCTGCTGGACCGCGACGAACATATGCGGCCGGGAACCGACATGCAGTCGCTCGCGGCGCTAAAGCCGTCCTTCGCCTTTTACGCGGAGCAGGGCGGCTTCGACGCGGTGGCGATTCAGGCGCATCCCGAAGTCGAGAAATTGAATTACGTCCATCATGCCGGCAATTCGTCGGGCATCGTCGACGGCGCGGCGGCGGTGCTCGTCGGTTCGAAAGAAGCGGGCGAGAAGCTCGGCATGAAACCTCGCGTGAAGATTCGCGCCTACGCCAATATCGGCTCGGACCCGGCGCTGATGCTCACCGGCCCTGTCGATGTGACGAAGAAAGTGCTGCACCGCGCCGGCATGAACGTCGACGATATCGACCTCTTTGAGGTGAACGAGGCCTTCGCCGCCGTCGTGCTGCGCTACCTCGAAGCCTTCGAACTCGACCCCGCCAAGGTCAACGTCAATGGCGGCGCCATCGCCATGGGTCACCCGCTCGGCGCGACGGGCGCCATGCTGATGGGAATCGCAATCGACGAATTGGAGCGCACGGGAAAATCGACCGCGCTCGTGACGCTCTGCATCGGGGCCGGCATGGGCACCGCGACGATCGTGGAGCGGGTGTGA